Genomic window (Tripterygium wilfordii isolate XIE 37 chromosome 11, ASM1340144v1, whole genome shotgun sequence):
CTAACTGGAGATGAATATGCATATGAAATTACCATGGGTTCTTTTTGTACAAGTGTAATTCTACCAATAATGACAACCCAAAATACCTGACCAGGCCCATGATAGGTCACCTCCCCACCGCGTTCGGTTCTATAAACATCGTAAGGAGCATCCTTTAAGTCGAAATTCAAATACTCTACAGAACTTCCAGTCCCCATTGTGTACACTGGACTGTGTTGTAGTATGATCAGCGTATCAGGGCATTCTTCATTCCTTTGTATCAGCTCCCTCTTCTCCTCGACAATGGCTTTCTGCCACGCCCATGCCTTGCCGTACGGGACGACCTGCTTATGCAAATCAAAGCACTCACACCTACACAACTTGCAATGTCAGTTTTAAATCGTGCAAGCAAGATGTTTGTGAAAATGCCTAATAGAAAAACTTACACTTTCCTCTCTTTACAAGTGATCGAGGACGACTCAATGCTACTATTGATCTTTGAGACTGATTTCAACTTCAGGAAGAATCTGTGACCCCCGCACGGCCTTTTGTGATTTGGGTATACAGAGATTGTGCCAGAGCTTTGAGTTGCAACAACAAAACCCAGATTTTTCATTCCTAAAATTCGGAACAAGTCGACGCAGAAGATTTCTACATCAAAATAGAAAGGGTTCGTAGATATCGAGAAGAGCTGGAGCCGGCGGACCGCAAACTGCAGAAGAACTCGAACACAGCGAGTATTTTTGGGATTTAAAATAGGATGAGGCCATTTTCGTACTTTCAATCACAAGAGATATTACCTTATCACGGGGACAACTGGAATGAACATCATTTCTGTAAGTCTATTCATGTGAAGTACGAAGAGGAAGGGATGTGATTTATGAAGGTTACCTATCTGGGGTTTGCGCTTCTCAGGCACTCTGTTTCGATCCCAAAATCACCCAAGTTGATTAGAAGAAGAGAATCCCCTCTTCAATGTCTCTCTCTGCATCGATGtgttatttaattattatttctgttttcttttctcatcACTCTGACTTCCTAATCTAACTCTGTTTGGTTTCTGGGGAAATCATCGAGagttaaaaaatgaaaagtgaCATTTCGATTCACATGATGTATTCTTGAATTTCCAGAATTTGCAAGTGCGGCGATGATGATTGGTAAGACTTCTATTGTGTACGCAAAAGCCTTAAATAGAGATGATGAAATCTCTCCCATCTACAATAAATTTCAGTAGTTCTGAGAAAATCAATCATCCACAAATTGTAATAGTAGTTTGTATTGTGTGAGAGATCCACCTACTACGAGTAATTTGTAATTCTATTAATATGGATGAAGTTTTCTTAGAGACCTACGAGTCACGTGATTTTTTGCTTCTTTGAGGATTTTCAGACTAAAGTCTGGTGTTATTTATGCTCCACTGAACAACAATATACCAGAAAGAATCTAGACAGGAATGATGTTTCTTAAAAAAACTTAGAAGTATTTGGTTGCAAGTCCAGGTTGTATGTGTGGTGTTTCTTGAAGACAAGATAGTCCAAGATTTTAAGAAACTAGAGAAGACACAGTAAGATAAAATTCCACCTGATTCAAGACCAATCTCTTCACCTTCCAATTTTGGTGATGGGGAAGTTGTACCAGATACTAATGATGTCCCACTTGCTACCAGTTCAGGACCAGAACTAGTTACAGCACAGGTCCAACCAGAACCACAACCCAGAATTTAGCGTAAATAACACTAGGATAGTAGGATTTAGCATGAAAAACCCacttgcccaaaaaaaaaaaaaaaggaagaaaaaagacaTCTTTTATTGTAAAGATGATAACTTGAACTTGGCCATGACTACAGAAGGCAACCACTAGGACCTTGGAAATGCTGTTACATCAGTACCACTTATGTCCCAAGTCCTTTTAGCGTGCCAGACATCAGTGTCCCAACAACTAGGAAGTTCTGAAGCTTTCTCCACACCATTTGAATGGTAGGGAGCTATTCTGTGAACAGCCTGCGTCAGGGAACCCAGCAAATCATTCTCGATGCAATCATACCTGCATATCATAAATCAAGTAAATAACTGTTAGTGGAGGATAtataaaattcataacaaacataataccattatttttcatttccaaAAGCAAGGAGAATACAAAGAAATGTAGTTTTCTAGTCACATTACAGCATTTAAGTTGCTGAAGCACCCTTTTATCTCCACATTTAGTTTAGTAATTATGGAAAATTCTCCATTTTATACGACAGAACAAAATTCTGTTTAAGAGTGATGATTTTCAAGGGACATAATTTTAGAGATAGGAGATATTAGTTTTACAAGGGAACTCACATGTTTTGACAGAGAGTACCGATGCTAACGGAAAGAGAGATGATCCTCATTCTCAGATCCATAATTTCATCCTCCGTgtattcatcaaaattttcctCTAAAAATGATGAAAGCTTCTCAACAGTTGCCTCGAACTGCTGTTGTTGGTCCTCAAACAAGTTTTTCTTAAGTTCCTTTTGCTCCTCTGTCATTTCACCTTTAAACATTTCATCACCAAACATGTAATAGGCAAATGGGTAGGTGCAGCAAAGAATTCGTCTGGACCTAAATAGCCTGTAGAGCCCATTCATTACCCAACTGAAATCTTTAGAAGTAGATTCCCTGTCTTCCAGCTTTGTTATCTTTTCTTGAATGGCTTCTTCTAGTTTAGATTCTAGCTTAAAAGAATCAGCATGCGCTTTGTATCGACTATGGTAGTGAATGTAACGTTCTAGGCTCCTCTTTGCAACCtcagttttctttttattatcttCTATATACCTCCCACAGCTGTGATTAGCGATGGTTGTCCAAGTGTGTTCTTTTCCAGTAGCACTGCCACAGAGCCAACTGCATAACTAGGAAGAGAGTTACAATGGGTATCAAGTTTAAATGCATGAGAAAATTTGACATAAGACCTCTATTAGTATATAGTAAAACCGAACTTATTAGACATGAAACAAAGCAACAATCACGTTTGCCCATTGAACTTAGAGCATGATCATAAGAAGACTAAGTCTCTCTAAGTGAAGTTTATCTACATTGTAAGAGAAGTTTGCCCATGCTGTCATTTATGAGTTTGCCAAGCATTTCCAATGTCCTTGTCATTACAGTGCAAGGAATAAAGGGCGGCATATTATTGCAGTCATCACAATATTATTAATGTAGAGTTGTAGAAAATAATACACAGCGGCAcgtgaaaagaaaaattaaacctGTTTTATGTAGAGCATATtatgttgaaaaataaagaCAGGAAGTCAGGAAAATTTGGTTCTCCAAAGAATTCATTCACAGTTAGACATATTAATAATTGATGCCAGGTATATTGCCAGACGGGAAAATATGGATCAGGAGCTTGCTAATTGCCACATCTTGGCTTTATTCGGTAAATTAGAAGCAAGGTCTAATACAATAAATTACATGATCATAAATATCTTCCTCTCCTGCGAAGccaaaatatatgcatatatatgtatctatgaaTGTATTTATGCACGAACATCTACAATTGAACAGGGAGATAAAATTTGCTCTAGACACAGATTAGAACTTACCAAAATGTTTGTCCACAGACACAGTATACTAAGTTGCACCCTCCATTCTTTTCAACCGGCTTGTGAcattttggacaaggtttcgtgtGGATTGTTATCCAGTTAACAGTCTCAGACTCATCCTGGCATTTCTTGGACCAGAGTTCCCACATTAGACAAGAGCAAGGTGAGTGAGCTTCAGACAAGCAACTAAAACAAAATTGGACACCACATGCACATTCAACTTCGCATAGTTCATCCTCTTCGATTCTTATTGCATTTCCACAGTGAGGGACACTGGGGCACCATTTAACTCTTCTATTGTCCTCAATATATGATTCTAAAAGAAAACGGTCAAATTTCTCCGCAAGACTAGGATACCTCCCACCAACTAGACATCTGATTTTTGAATCATCACAGACAGTGTTGCACTTGTGTGCCATGCACTTAATGTGCCTGCTTTGACCCTCGTTTATCTTCACAATAAAATGCTCGATCCAACCTAACAATGTTCAAGATATCAAATTTAGTGTTACTTTTACAATCCAAGTAAACACATGCACACTTACTGGTATAATGATGGGTACCTCTGCATTATGAAAATGCTCGAGAAtgtcaaacaaatatcatattattacatcaacaaaaagagatgaatgaaaaaatatatatagctgAGTCTAAATTTGGACATTTTATGTATCGGTAGCAGGTGGAGTATAGGGTGGATAAAGAAACTTTCCCCAGCGCTTCTTTTATTAGAAAGATCCAAACACCAAATCTGCAAAACTTTCCTATGTGTTTGTGTGCAAAGAAACCTAAACTGTTATCACTTCTCAGTACTGATGGAAAACTGACAGAAAGTGAATAAAGAAACATTGTAATTCCATAAATGATTCTGGATCTCAGACATAAAGATAACTGATAGAGCTCTAGGAAACCTTCATTCGGAAGGTTCCCTAAATTAAATTCTTACGCAGCAACATAATAACCTGAAGCAAAACTGGAAATTTGAGGATGCTGCAATTGCCAAAAAGAGAGTAAGAGAATTATTTTAGAGCATCATACTGACAATTGTTGCAAAAGCAATGACCACAGTCCATCACAGTTGCCTCATCTGCAGCTACATCCTCAAAACAAATGTTGCACATCAGCGTGGATGAAATCTGCGGCAGATCGTTTTCAATAATGGGCACACCAGCTCCGGCGCATAATTTATCTTTCCCATCCTCTACAAGCACAGCCATAACCTTTTCAACATCCCATCGGTAATGAATGAGTAAGGTTCTGGCATGGTGTTCCTTCAGAGACAGCAAGTCCATCACTCTTTGCAGGTCTTCTTTCTGCACAGTATAAGAACCCCAAATACGGGGCAGTTCTAAGTGTCTCAAGACCATATTTTCTGCATTAGGTTGTTGAATGAAAAGAAACAGAGCATAATATAAAATGACCAAAAGTAACAGTTTATTAAAAAAGATACGCGCTTTACCTGAGCAGACAATAAAGTTTCTTTTGTAATTACctgcaaaagaagagaaacaaaagaTGTAAAGAAAATAGAACCAAACAACTGGGATTGGAAGAAACCCCAGCTGTTAAATGGAAAGACTCCAATTAAGTCACGAAACCATCCATCAAAATAAGATATGCAACAGTAAaatttcttaaaatcctatcctTTCAAGCgatttctcagcaaccaaacagaaaatacaaaaattataattatgataaaattaaaaaaagtcaaaattatCAGTCCTCCATACCTTGCTAGAAGGACCATTCGCCATCGGAAACAGCAACTCACCGTCAAAGGCTTGAAATTGAAACACGTCCATAGACTCATCGTGATCATCATTCTCATAATAagaataatcatcatcatcactcaAGAAAAAATCGTCCATTGTCATTATCAACTTATGCAACAAACTGGACTAATCACTCACGGATCAGTAGTATATTTcactaaaatcaaaatcaaaacccacaAAGAGAGTAGTATGTGACTTTGTGCGGCTCCTCCTTTCTGATCACGGAAAGGAACAAGTTTCCTGAATCTCAGAGATAGAAGCGGCGCCGTCGTAGAGGTTTGGACTGGTAGAGAGTTGTTGGTTTTGCTATTCGGAAGAAAGTAAATAGTGAATGACTAAAGATTCAGGGAGGACTAAAAGGGAAAAACGATAAAAgacgaagaaagaaagaatcgtGTGAGTCAAGCGGGTAGGTTCTATGCTTGCCATGTAGAGAGCAGTAGAGGATGACTAGTATCGGGATTGGTTGTTCGTTTCAAGGCTGGTATACGTGGCTTGGAAGGGTTGGCGGTTGTACaatattattttctattttccaatATTTGTTATGCTTGCGTGTACGTCTTCTGCTTTCTTTGGTGCGCTCTGTTTTCCTCGTTCCCTTGTTTCTTTCGCCTAAAATACGTTCACACATTGCTTCAAAGCCCTTTTAGGTCCCGCCTCTTGTGTGGTGTGATGATGTGCAAACTCGGACCGACTCTTCGACTGCTCAGATATCAAGCTGCTTGGATGTATTGGCTGCTTAGACTTGAGATCAGCACGTAAGAAAACGTAAGTTGTGGGGTTCCCGAGGTGTTCCTCACAGGACCATCCGATGCTCAAGTCTCAGCTTATGGTACCACCAAAGtacaatacatattttttttctctcttataaGTACACAACAAATATGCGAGTTAAAGCATTAGCTTGTGACAGTAAAGTTAAACTGATTTTCCAAGATGCTTGAAGAGCAAACTCCAAAAAAAGAGGGGTGATAAATGAAAAGGTAAACTCCAACCTCAACGTTTTAAGAATTGCGGGGCTTTACGAGCTTTCTTGAGGCCAACCTTCTTCCTCTCCACCACCCTTGAGTCCCTGGTCAAAAGCCCTTCCTTTCTCAGAGGGGATCTGTGGTTCTCGCTCACCTTTAAGAGTGCTCTAGCAATGCCAAGGGTAATTGCCTGAGCCTGTCCAGAGAGGCCACCCCCATGGGCCTTGACAAATACATCGTAGCTACTTTCATATGCCAAAGTTACCAACGGGAATTTCCTTGCAGATATTCCTGCAGAGCATTGAACAATAGGGAATGTATTAGTACTCACAAAACCAATGAGACAGCCCAAGAGTCGACAAAAAGTAATAATCCACGAAGACAGAACTATTAGGCATACAACTTGTGAGTCTGTGACAAAAGGATATATAACTTTAGATCAGGAACAGAATCTCCTATCTCAGACTCAAAATTTGACAGTGTTTTTGTTTCCTTCCAAAGGACTTACTGCTGAAAAAAGTCGCAGTTGAGAATATCAGAAGCAGAATTCACTCCATTTAAGGAGGTTCAAATATTCTCACTCGAAAGCCAAATGCCATAAACAGATTctgaatttccttttctttggtgAAAGACAAGTACAGATCGACCGTGACAACTAGAGAGGCATTTAATCTCAATGCCAGCCAGTTAGACATTTCACCTAAATAAAAATaccaagggaaagaaaaagaaaaggttggaAAATCTTGTTAAAAGGGGAATTTGGCCTCTCCACCTCTCCACCTCTTACCCATGAGCTGCTCTAGCCTTTGTACACAATAGGATATGAGAAAATCGAAACTGTAACCCTCTGCCATTGAACCAGAAAGTCAGTTGACTAAGTTGCAACGATTGGGAAACATCAGATCAGAAACAACCAATCACGGAAATAACTAAAAGTCAAGTAAAAGCTTATGATCTAAGTGTCATTTACTAGTTGACTAATTGCTTCCatcaacaaaaaagaagatgaaaccAGCGGCCCAGACCATGGCCACAGTGGTGCAACAAGAGAATAACGCTCACTGTAAATGGCATAAGTTTTTTCCCTGAAGTAAATGACATAAGTATTTATTCAATTCATTAATGACTAAGGCAGTAACCCTTAGAAGGGAGACCACAGGTTTACCAATAAAATTAAGAGTTAATGAACAAGGACCGCATACTATGTGCTCAAACTTCAAGTAACAAGTATGATATGTTCTAGACATACAACTCAAGAAGAGTTGAGCAGTCACACAATAGTAAAGAGTAGAATGCCTTCAGTCTGACACCCACTTTATGGTCGCACTCAAAGTTGTTTGATTTAATCCAGTAGAATTTAAGACAAGAATGCTCAAGATCACAAAGCAATCCAGTAAATTCCGCAACACATCGGAATTCCACaaaaaaacctaaaaccctacgTAAAGCAAATTCAACAGGGGATAAAAAATCGAAGTCAGAATACAAAGAGtgattaaaataaaaagaagaccTTGGCATCGCGGTAGTTGATGATTACTTTCCCGGTGCCTTCCTGTAGAACGACGCGGGCAATAGCACATTTACGAGGCCGCAAAGCCGCCAGGGAGCCTCGATTTCACAAGCTTCTTGAGGTCCATCGTCTCCAATTCCGGAGGCGAAGCCACCGAGGCAGAGATAGTGAGGGTTGTCGGCTTGGGCGCAAGTGAAATAGAGAGAGATTTCGATCGAGAAAAAATGAGGCAGTTTGGTCTCGGGGAAATTTGAGACGTGAAGGAGAGAGAGGTGAAGGATAGGAGGAGAAGGAGGACGTGAGAACTGATATGGAAACCGCCATTGTTAACGTACCTCAGCTCCACTTCTCCTGAAGCCGAAGGAGAGACGGAATGACGGACAGAGGAGCATAATTTTGAGTGGATGGAAAGGACTAAAAGATCCAAGCTCCCTCCGACGATTGTACATTGAAACGACGACACCATCATATTAAAAACGACTGAATGACTGTCGTTTGAACgcacatttcttcttctttttatttttcttctttttgtggtGTAGCACatatatttagttatttacaATTTACTTATTACCagctaattttatttttttaaaagagatTGATAATTCGACCAAAATATTTTCTAACCAAGAAAAATAGAAATGTCtttcaaaattataaaaatagaaATATCATGCTCTTAAATGTTTAAATCCATTGTTCTCCACAAGTAATtcaaatgacactcatgtgtgtaaTATCTCACAGAAGTTTACAAtacaataaacaaaaatattagGAATCTCAGTAAATAAGATCACAGTCATCCCAATAATAGATCTTGTCTCTTGACTGATGTAAATATAAGGAGCCGCAAAATCTGATAATTGAACTATAGAGTAACACATCCACTACTGATGACTGGGATCCCATTTACTAGGATTGTAAATCATCAAGAACGCATGTATATAGCAGACTGAGAAGGGTTCACAATACTATTTACATGCTCAAGTCATC
Coding sequences:
- the LOC120009274 gene encoding octanoyltransferase LIP2p, chloroplastic-like isoform X2; its protein translation is MKNLGFVVATQSSGTISVYPNHKRPCGGHRFFLKLKSVSKINSSIESSSITCKERKVCECFDLHKQVVPYGKAWAWQKAIVEEKRELIQRNEECPDTLIILQHSPVYTMGTGSSVEYLNFDLKDAPYDVYRTERGGEVTYHGPGQLVMYPIINLRNHKMDLHWYLSTLEEVVIRVLSKAFSIKASRAEGLTGVWVGDQKIAAMGIRVSQWITYHGLALNVCMDLAPFHQIIPCGIRDRRVGSIKGLLEECQTGLCQPRWVQKEG
- the LOC120009272 gene encoding probable E3 ubiquitin-protein ligase ARI2 isoform X2, coding for MAHKCNTVCDDSKIRCLVGGRYPSLAEKFDRFLLESYIEDNRRVKWCPSVPHCGNAIRIEEDELCEVECACGVQFCFSCLSEAHSPCSCLMWELWSKKCQDESETVNWITIHTKPCPKCHKPVEKNGGCNLVYCVCGQTFCWLCGSATGKEHTWTTIANHSCGRYIEDNKKKTEVAKRSLERYIHYHSRYKAHADSFKLESKLEEAIQEKITKLEDRESTSKDFSWVMNGLYRLFRSRRILCCTYPFAYYMFGDEMFKGEMTEEQKELKKNLFEDQQQQFEATVEKLSSFLEENFDEYTEDEIMDLRMRIISLSVSIGTLCQNMYDCIENDLLGSLTQAVHRIAPYHSNGVEKASELPSCWDTDVWHAKRTWDISGTDVTAFPRS
- the LOC120009272 gene encoding probable E3 ubiquitin-protein ligase ARI2 isoform X1 gives rise to the protein MTMDDFFLSDDDDYSYYENDDHDESMDVFQFQAFDGELLFPMANGPSSKVITKETLLSAQKEDLQRVMDLLSLKEHHARTLLIHYRWDVEKVMAVLVEDGKDKLCAGAGVPIIENDLPQISSTLMCNICFEDVAADEATVMDCGHCFCNNCWIEHFIVKINEGQSRHIKCMAHKCNTVCDDSKIRCLVGGRYPSLAEKFDRFLLESYIEDNRRVKWCPSVPHCGNAIRIEEDELCEVECACGVQFCFSCLSEAHSPCSCLMWELWSKKCQDESETVNWITIHTKPCPKCHKPVEKNGGCNLVYCVCGQTFCWLCGSATGKEHTWTTIANHSCGRYIEDNKKKTEVAKRSLERYIHYHSRYKAHADSFKLESKLEEAIQEKITKLEDRESTSKDFSWVMNGLYRLFRSRRILCCTYPFAYYMFGDEMFKGEMTEEQKELKKNLFEDQQQQFEATVEKLSSFLEENFDEYTEDEIMDLRMRIISLSVSIGTLCQNMYDCIENDLLGSLTQAVHRIAPYHSNGVEKASELPSCWDTDVWHAKRTWDISGTDVTAFPRS
- the LOC120009274 gene encoding octanoyltransferase LIP2p, chloroplastic-like isoform X3; this encodes MKNLGFVVATQSSGTISVYPNHKRPCGGHRFFLKLKSVSKINSSIESSSITCKERKVCECFDLHKQVVPYGKAWAWQKAIVEEKRELIQRNEECPDTLIILQHSPVYTMGTGSSVEYLNFDLKDAPYDVYRTERGGEVTYHGPGQLVMYPIINLRNHKMDLHWYLSTLEEVVIRVLSKAFSIKASRAEGLTGVWVGDQKIAAMGIRVSQWITYHGLALNVCMDLAPFHQIIPCGIRDRRVGSIKGLLEECQTALF
- the LOC120009274 gene encoding octanoyltransferase LIP2p, chloroplastic-like isoform X1, yielding MKNLGFVVATQSSGTISVYPNHKRPCGGHRFFLKLKSVSKINSSIESSSITCKERKVCECFDLHKQVVPYGKAWAWQKAIVEEKRELIQRNEECPDTLIILQHSPVYTMGTGSSVEYLNFDLKDAPYDVYRTERGGEVTYHGPGQLVMYPIINLRNHKMDLHWYLSTLEEVVIRVLSKAFSIKASRAEGLTGVWVGDQKIAAMGIRVSQWITYHGLALNVCMDLAPFHQIIPCGIRDRRVGSIKGLLEECQTGIELSDSQLIDISQKSLVNEFSEVFQLNMEYKKPFPF